The genomic interval CCACCATGGTTCCCGGCGAAGCCCCGGCCTTCAGCAGGCCAGCCACAACCGGAAGACTCACATAGGGACCTCCCGGGGTAATCGCCCCGGCCAGGGTTCCGATCGTGATCCCCCGCAGGCCGGACTCCATTCCCACCCAACGAGAAACCAGGTCCGGAGGCAACAACACTTGGATCATGCCCGCAATCACGAAAGCAAAAATAACCATGGGCAAAATTTCCAGGGTCATGTTGCCGGCATGGCGCAATCCCTTTAGGTGAGAGCCATCCCCGCGTGCAACCGCTACTCCCGTCAGTATCAGAGCGATCCCGGCCATAATCAAGGTTGCAATCAGCATTTCACGACCCTTTTTCCTTCTCCCGACAGCCATGCCCGCCTAATCCCCGCGCCCATGACTCTTATTCCCGGAACGCCCGACAAACAAAAGCACGCCTTCCAGCAAAACAATAAGAGCGATGG from Candidatus Aminicenantes bacterium carries:
- a CDS encoding permease is translated as MLIATLIMAGIALILTGVAVARGDGSHLKGLRHAGNMTLEILPMVIFAFVIAGMIQVLLPPDLVSRWVGMESGLRGITIGTLAGAITPGGPYVSLPVVAGLLKAGASPGTMVAFLTSWSLWAVARLPMEFAILGWRFTLLRLAAVVVFPPIAGWLALRLYQWFGLGI